A single window of Planctomycetaceae bacterium DNA harbors:
- a CDS encoding class I SAM-dependent methyltransferase: protein MQSESQPGSGGDPLPTGADTMSPAMRDMQAYPRYLFRCVQRYLGDRVWEIGVGYGTYTAMLREIDRQVLATDIDPACLDAVRNRFVDDDAVRAEIVDLTDEASVRAIADFRADSIVCFNVLEHIEDDIAALRWMKDAVAPHAMLALIVPAHQWLFGKMDSEAGHFRRYSRRRAAEALRAAGWIVHRTRYLNMTGAAGWWYHNRCRNDAGLADDSVNRQMRSADRWLPRLARVTDPLFGFITGLSVMAIGKARPD from the coding sequence ATGCAGTCTGAATCACAGCCGGGCAGCGGCGGTGACCCGCTTCCGACAGGTGCGGACACCATGAGCCCTGCCATGCGCGACATGCAGGCGTATCCGCGCTATCTGTTCCGCTGCGTCCAGAGGTATCTGGGTGATCGCGTCTGGGAGATCGGAGTCGGTTACGGAACATACACGGCCATGCTGCGGGAGATTGATCGTCAGGTGCTGGCCACCGATATCGACCCGGCGTGTCTGGACGCCGTGCGGAATCGTTTCGTCGACGACGACGCCGTGCGCGCGGAAATCGTGGATCTCACCGACGAAGCCAGCGTCCGCGCAATCGCCGACTTCAGAGCCGATTCGATTGTGTGTTTCAATGTGCTGGAACACATCGAAGACGATATCGCTGCGCTGCGATGGATGAAGGACGCCGTCGCACCGCACGCGATGCTGGCGCTGATCGTGCCCGCTCACCAGTGGCTGTTTGGAAAGATGGATTCCGAAGCAGGACACTTCCGCCGCTACTCACGCCGACGCGCCGCCGAAGCACTGCGCGCCGCCGGCTGGATCGTTCATCGAACGCGTTATCTGAACATGACCGGAGCCGCCGGCTGGTGGTATCACAACCGATGTCGCAACGACGCCGGCCTGGCGGACGATTCCGTGAATCGCCAGATGCGGTCCGCCGACCGCTGGCTTCCCAGACTCGCGCGCGTCACCGATCCGCTGTTCGGTTTCATCACCGGCCTGTCCGTGAT
- the istA gene encoding IS21 family transposase, protein MSNELTMATVSSIVTLIEGGYSDRHIAAVLNVDRGTVAKYRRQVQNPPNAPPGSEADLPGPKTDSPQKRATGPDSRCERHRELILQKLEQGLTARRIYQDLVDEYGFAAKYHSVRRFVARLVQKTPQLVRRMEVEPGEEAQIDFGTAAYVKTSDATRRRPWVLRVVLSHSRSAYSEAVYQQSTENFIRVLENAFRYFGGVPRKLIIDNLKAAVKKGDWYDPEVHPKLQSFAQHYGTVFLPTKPYTPQHKGKVESGIKYVKNNALAGRVFRSLEEQNAHLLDWEQRVADTRIHGTTKQQVGSQFEVAERAALVPLPTDVFPAFHEGRRSVSRDGHIEVAKAYYSMPPEYVGCRVWVRWDARLVRIFNDRWEQLTAHAKCEPGRFSTNPNHIPKKRVSAVERGTDALLKEVAKIGDDARQWSAAMVQTRGIEGVRVLAGLKALAKKHDSAALYWPRRTLILLALLHAAGQNTSNCPARALNRACHKALSCGAFRLKTIRELLKRDDGTTQQQFDFLAEHPVIRPLSDYSLESLAAFRKDRIR, encoded by the coding sequence GTGTCAAACGAACTCACAATGGCTACAGTCAGTTCCATCGTTACGTTGATCGAGGGCGGTTATTCGGATCGTCACATAGCTGCGGTTCTTAACGTTGATCGGGGCACCGTCGCAAAATATCGGCGGCAGGTTCAAAACCCGCCAAACGCGCCTCCCGGGTCTGAGGCCGATTTGCCTGGTCCGAAGACGGACTCACCGCAGAAGCGGGCGACCGGTCCGGACAGCCGGTGTGAGCGTCATCGCGAGCTGATCCTGCAGAAGCTGGAGCAGGGACTGACGGCCCGGCGAATCTACCAGGATCTCGTCGACGAATATGGCTTCGCCGCGAAGTATCACAGCGTGCGGCGATTTGTCGCGCGGCTTGTGCAGAAGACTCCGCAGCTTGTGAGGCGGATGGAAGTTGAGCCGGGCGAGGAAGCGCAGATTGATTTCGGTACGGCAGCTTATGTCAAGACCTCAGACGCAACGAGACGTCGGCCGTGGGTGTTGCGAGTGGTGCTCAGTCATTCACGCAGCGCGTACAGCGAGGCCGTTTATCAGCAGTCCACGGAGAACTTCATTCGCGTCCTGGAAAACGCGTTCCGTTACTTTGGCGGCGTGCCGAGAAAGCTCATCATCGACAACCTCAAGGCGGCTGTGAAGAAGGGTGACTGGTATGACCCCGAAGTGCATCCGAAGCTGCAGTCGTTCGCACAGCACTACGGAACCGTGTTCCTGCCGACGAAGCCGTACACGCCACAGCACAAGGGCAAGGTGGAATCGGGCATCAAGTATGTGAAGAACAACGCGCTGGCCGGTCGCGTGTTTCGCAGTCTGGAAGAGCAGAACGCGCACCTGCTCGACTGGGAACAGCGGGTGGCCGACACGCGGATTCACGGCACCACGAAACAGCAGGTCGGCAGTCAGTTCGAAGTTGCTGAGAGAGCGGCGTTAGTTCCGCTGCCGACAGATGTGTTTCCGGCGTTTCATGAAGGCCGGCGGTCGGTCAGTCGCGACGGACATATCGAAGTCGCCAAAGCGTATTATTCGATGCCGCCGGAGTATGTCGGCTGTCGTGTGTGGGTGCGGTGGGACGCGCGACTGGTTCGCATCTTCAACGACCGCTGGGAACAACTCACAGCGCATGCGAAGTGTGAACCGGGACGCTTCTCGACGAACCCGAATCACATTCCGAAGAAGCGTGTCTCCGCCGTCGAACGCGGCACCGACGCACTGCTGAAAGAAGTTGCGAAGATCGGTGACGACGCGCGGCAGTGGTCCGCAGCGATGGTTCAGACGCGGGGAATCGAAGGCGTTCGCGTGCTGGCCGGACTCAAGGCGCTGGCGAAAAAACACGATTCCGCGGCTTTATACTGGCCGCGGCGAACGCTGATACTTCTCGCACTTCTTCATGCCGCGGGCCAGAATACCTCAAATTGCCCCGCTCGGGCTTTAAACAGGGCCTGCCATAAGGCTCTGAGCTGCGGAGCCTTCCGGCTGAAAACGATTCGTGAACTGCTGAAGCGTGACGACGGGACGACGCAGCAGCAGTTCGATTTTCTCGCAGAACATCCCGTCATCCGACCCCTGAGCGATTACTCCCTGGAGTCACTCGCCGCATTCCGAAAGGACCGAATCCGATGA
- a CDS encoding ATP-binding protein, with protein sequence MKSSLTEALKQLRLSGVVQSLDIRLQEATSNRLTHAEFLELIVQDELSVRHDRAVERRTQSARFRDQKLLDDFDWDFNPSPRRKQVFDLAAGEFVRRHTDALFVGPPNPGS encoded by the coding sequence ATGAAATCATCACTCACTGAAGCGCTGAAACAACTGCGACTGAGCGGCGTTGTGCAGAGTCTCGACATCCGACTGCAGGAGGCCACGTCCAACCGACTGACTCATGCCGAATTCCTCGAACTGATCGTGCAGGATGAACTGTCCGTACGACATGATCGTGCGGTGGAACGTCGCACACAATCGGCCCGGTTTCGTGATCAGAAGCTGCTTGACGATTTTGACTGGGACTTCAATCCGTCACCACGACGCAAACAAGTCTTTGATCTGGCGGCCGGTGAATTCGTCCGGCGTCACACGGACGCACTCTTTGTTGGTCCCCCGAATCCAGGTTCATAA
- a CDS encoding helix-turn-helix domain-containing protein has translation LLRLGQDLETAWHHSQAGESLKKRILRTVLEEIVVDVSNDPPEVTMTLHWSGGVHTQLRVAKNRTGQHRYRTDRTVTDLLPELARVCRDKDIAAILNRLGLKTGRGKTWIASRVASLRNRLGVEPYSADEDSEYMTLQDAGRTLGVSAASVRRLIEQNLLPARQVVAGAPWLIRREDLQLGDVQSAVQAILSGRKIPRRAAGQTQFPFK, from the coding sequence GCTTACTACGGCTCGGTCAGGATCTGGAAACGGCATGGCATCATTCGCAGGCCGGTGAATCGCTGAAGAAGAGGATTCTGCGAACCGTCCTCGAAGAAATTGTTGTGGATGTGAGCAACGATCCGCCGGAAGTGACGATGACGCTGCATTGGTCCGGCGGCGTGCATACGCAACTGCGCGTCGCAAAGAACCGGACGGGACAGCATCGCTACCGCACCGATCGCACAGTGACGGACTTGCTGCCGGAACTGGCGCGGGTCTGTCGCGACAAAGACATCGCCGCGATTCTGAATCGACTGGGCCTGAAGACCGGCCGCGGGAAAACCTGGATCGCATCCCGCGTGGCTTCGCTGCGGAATCGTCTCGGCGTAGAGCCGTATTCGGCTGACGAAGATTCCGAGTACATGACGCTTCAGGATGCGGGCCGAACACTCGGCGTCAGCGCGGCTTCCGTGCGCCGCCTGATCGAGCAGAACCTGCTTCCGGCCAGGCAGGTTGTCGCCGGTGCACCATGGCTGATTCGCCGCGAAGATCTGCAGCTTGGGGACGTTCAGTCCGCCGTTCAGGCCATCCTGAGCGGCCGAAAGATCCCGCGTCGCGCGGCCGGCCAGACACAATTCCCGTTTAAGTAA